In Trifolium pratense cultivar HEN17-A07 linkage group LG7, ARS_RC_1.1, whole genome shotgun sequence, a genomic segment contains:
- the LOC123896214 gene encoding uncharacterized protein LOC123896214 gives MIATLTSCFSSRSTTTSEEIHVKWNNSNYSGVILNVDGSCLGSPVRAGYGGVIRNDSGYYLSGFSGFIQGSSDILLAELFAIYQGLTLAKNMAIDELVCYSDSLHCINLLKGPNIKYHVYAVLIQDIKELISQRNITLCHTLREGNNCADFLAKLGASSDSDLTIHASPPEGFFDILRSDATGTFYLRE, from the coding sequence ATGATTGCCACCCTCACCTCTTGTTTTTCATCCCGCTCAACAACCACTTCGGAAGAGATCCATGTTAAATGGAACAACAGTAACTACTCCGGTGTTATCCTCAATGTTGACGGAAGTTGCCTCGGATCACCTGTTAGAGCCGGCTATGGAGGAGTTATCAGAAATGACTCAGGCTACTATTTGTCAGGCTTCTCGGGTTTCATTCAGGGATCCTCAGACATTCTACTCGCAGAGTTATTTGCCATCTATCAGGGCCTCACTTTGGCGAAAAATATGGCTATTGATGAGTTAGTTTGCTACTCCGATTCTCTCCACTGCATCAACCTCCTTAAAGGTCCCAATATCAAATATCATGTTTATGCTGTGTTGATTCAAGACATCAAAGAGTTGATATCTCAAAGGAACATTACCCTTTGCCACACACTCAGAGAGGGAAACAATTGTGCGGATTTCTTAGCCAAGCTTGGAGCCTCTTCAGATTCTGATCTCACGATTCATGCGTCCCCCCCAGAAGGTTTCTTTGACATTCTTCGAAGCGACGCGACTGGAACTTTCTACCTTAGAGAATAG
- the LOC123894412 gene encoding probable UDP-arabinose 4-epimerase 3, with amino-acid sequence MLNFSRPRNQPRAARSMSLGGMDYVDPKRKGNFIGKVFLLVALTALCILVIKRSPSFTTPSPFSVHEPGVTHVLVTGGAGYIGSHATLRLLKESYRVTIVDNLSRGNLGAVRVLQSLFPEPGRLQFIYADLGDAKSVDKIFSENKFDAVMHFAAVAYVGESTLYPLKYYHNITSNTLVVLESMAKYNVKTFIYSSTCATYGEPEKMPITEVTEQKPINPYGKAKKMAEDIILDFSKNSKMAVMILRYFNVIGSDPEGRLGEAPRPELREHGRISGACFDAARGITQGLKVTGTDYNTPDGTCIRDYIDVTDLVDAHVKALEKARPGKVGIYNVGTGKGRSVKEFVSACKKATGVDIKVDFLPRRPGDYAEVYSDPTKIRQELNWTAQYTDLERSIQVAWKWQKSRPNGYGSS; translated from the exons ATGCTAAACTTTTCTAGGCCGAGAAATCAGCCAAGGGCAGCCAGATCTATGTCATTAGGCG GTATGGACTATGTGGATCCAAAAAGGAAGGGAAATTTTATCGGGAAGGTTTTTCTTCTTGTAGCATTAACGGCATTATGTATTTTGGTGATCAAGAGATCTCCGTCTTTCACTACTCCTAGTCCG TTTTCTGTCCATGAGCCTGGTGTCACTCATGTTTTAGTGACGGGAGGTGCTGGCTATATCGGTTCACATGCTACCTTACGTCTTCTGAAGGAATCTTATAGAGTTACCATAGTG GATAATCTGTCGCGTGGAAATTTGGGTGCCGTTAGGGTTCTTCAAAGCTTATTTCCAGAACCTGGAAGGCTTCAATTTATATATGCTGATTTGGGAGATGCAAAATCC gttgataaaatattttcagAGAATAAGTTTGATGCTGTGATGCACTTTGCAGCTGTTGCATATGTCGGAGAAAGTACACTTTACCCTCTTAA GTATTATCATAATATTACATCAAATACCTTGGTGGTATTGGAGTCTATGGCTAAATATAATGTGAAGACATTTATATATTCAAGTACATGCGCAACATACGGGGAACCTGAAAAGATGCCAATTACAGAAGTAACTGAACAG AAACCAATCAATCCATATGGAAAAGCTAAGAAGATGGCAGAAGATATCATCCttgatttttctaaaaattccAAGATGGCTGTAATGATTCTAAG atatttcaATGTGATTGGATCAGACCCTGAAGGGAGATTAGGCGAGGCGCCAAGACCTGAACTTCGGGAACATGGTCGAATTTCAGGTGCCTGCTTCGATGCAGCTCGCGGTATTACACAAGGCTTAAAG GTTACAGGAACAGATTACAACACACCCGACGGAACATGCATTCGAGATTATATCGATGTAACCGACCTTGTTGATGCTCATGTCAAAGCTCTCGAAAAGGCAAGACCTGGTAAAGTTGGGATCTACAACGTTGGTACAGGAAAAGGTAGGTCAGTTAAGGAGTTTGTGAGTGCTTGTAAAAAGGCTACAGGGGTTGACATCAAAGTAGACTTCCTTCCGCGCCGGCCCGGCGACTACGCCGAGGTTTACAGCGACCCAACTAAGATCAGGCAGGAACTGAACTGGACTGCACAATACACTGACCTTGAAAGGAGCATACAAGTTGCATGGAAATGGCAGAAATCTCGCCCTAACGGTTACGGAAGTTCTTAG
- the LOC123894411 gene encoding coatomer subunit epsilon-1-like, protein MATPDHLFNLRNNFYLGAYQAAINSSEVNGLSPDDVIERDTLVHRCYIALGQLQFVISEINDSAPTPLQAVKLLALYFSSPDSKESAIASIKEWLADPAIGNNATLRLVAGIIFLHENDFNEALKYTNAGGTMELTALNVQIFIKMHRSDYAERQLRIMQQIDEDHTLTQLANAWLDLAVGGAKIQEANLIFQDLSERYQSTSLLLNGKAVCCMQMGNFDEAETLLVEALNKDARDPETLANLVVCCLHLGKPSSKSFSQLKLSHPDHVLVKRVSAAEESFDRALQSVS, encoded by the exons ATGGCTACACCAGATCACTTATTCAACCTCCGTAACAACTTCTACCTCGGCGCATATCAAGCCGCCATCAACAGCAGCGAAGTTAACGGCCTCTCCCCCGACGACGTTATCGAACGCGACACTCTCGTTCACCGTTGCTACATCGCACTTGGTCAGTTACAGTTCGTCATCTCTGAAATCAACGATTCCGCTCCTACACCTCTTCAAGCTGTTAAATTACTCGCTCTCTATTTCTCTTCTCCTGATTCAAAG gaATCTGCCATCGCGAGTATCAAAGAATGGCTTGCTGATCCTGCTATTGGAAACAATGCGACTTTGAGACTTGTTGCTGGAATTATCTTTTTGCATGAAAATGATTTCAATGAGGCGCTTAAGTATACTAATGCTGGTGGAACTATGGAACt GACTGCTTTGAATGTGCAAATCTTTATTAAGATGCATAGGTCTGATTATGCTGAGAGACAGCTTAGGATTATGCAGCAGATTGATGAGGATCATACACTTACTCAACTTGCCAATGCTTGGCTTGATTTGGCTGTG GGAGGGGCGAAGATCCAGGAGGCGAATTTGATCTTCCAAGATTTGTCTGAGAGATATCAGTCTACTAGTTTGCTCTTGAATGGGAAGGCTGTTTGTTGCATGCAAATGGGTAACTTTGATGAAGCTGAGACTCTTTTGGTTGAAGCACTTAACAAG GATGCTAGGGATCCAGAAACACTGGCCAATCTTGTTGTATGTTGTCTTCACCTTGGCAAACCATCTTCTAAATCATTCAG CCAGCTGAAACTTTCACACCCAGACCATGTCCTGGTCAAGAGGGTATCAGCAGCTGAAGAAAGCTTTGATAGAGCACTACAATCTGTTTCATGA